A section of the Atribacterota bacterium genome encodes:
- a CDS encoding sugar ABC transporter permease, which translates to MILPLLLVFLGLTIYPFVYMIYMSFHRYNLASWEKPEFIGFGNYREIWRDRTARSSVDFTVLLLVTAVPLEIILGIGIAFLLRDFFGERVFRSLLLTPMMVPAVVAGIAWKMLYNFEFGPVNYFFSLLGIAKVSWLGTQLFSRLGVVLIDVWQWTPFVFLILYAGLQSIPRDVVEAALVDGASGFSALRYIELPLLRPLVWVVLIIRLIDVLKIFDIVYMVTFGGPGSATHSYSFYIYKVGVSFGWDVGYASALSMLLLVAVTVLTNILIRTVRLKETLEL; encoded by the coding sequence ATGATTCTCCCTTTACTTCTTGTGTTTCTGGGTCTTACCATATACCCATTTGTGTATATGATTTACATGTCCTTTCATCGCTACAATCTGGCTTCCTGGGAAAAGCCAGAGTTTATCGGTTTTGGAAATTACCGGGAGATATGGCGGGATCGAACTGCTCGTTCGAGTGTCGATTTTACTGTACTCCTCCTTGTGACTGCGGTACCCCTGGAAATTATTCTGGGAATTGGTATTGCCTTTTTGTTACGTGATTTCTTTGGGGAGAGAGTTTTTCGCAGCTTGCTTCTTACCCCCATGATGGTTCCAGCCGTGGTGGCAGGAATTGCCTGGAAAATGCTCTACAATTTTGAGTTCGGTCCGGTCAACTATTTTTTCTCCCTTTTAGGGATTGCTAAAGTATCCTGGTTGGGGACTCAATTATTCTCCCGTTTGGGAGTGGTTCTTATCGATGTATGGCAATGGACTCCCTTTGTATTCCTGATTCTCTATGCCGGATTGCAATCCATTCCCAGGGATGTGGTGGAAGCGGCTCTGGTTGATGGAGCAAGTGGCTTCAGTGCCCTGCGCTACATAGAGCTCCCCTTGCTTCGACCTTTGGTCTGGGTGGTACTCATTATCCGTCTCATCGATGTGCTGAAAATTTTTGATATTGTTTACATGGTCACCTTTGGTGGACCGGGGTCGGCTACCCACTCCTACAGTTTTTACATCTACAAAGTGGGGGTTTCCTTTGGCTGGGACGTTGGGTATGCATCAGCACTGAGTATGCTTTTACTTGTGGCGGTTACGGTGCTCACCAACATACTCATTCGAACGGTCCGTCTGAAAGAGACTCTGGAGTTATAG
- a CDS encoding carbohydrate ABC transporter permease, producing MRGIGVIKGIIVGIVLFFFLFPVYWLVTTAFKRSEDWFSWPPSFLFSPTLGNFLGLEGGFFGSTTTAIATITPYLRNSVVVALLVACLSTVIAALSSYAISRFKIGGMGFVSWIISIRMLPPIASALPLYIIFSRLHLINTWWALILSHLVFTTPFSTWILLTFFNEVPRELDEASFVDGANTWQTFLWVVLPLSAPGLAAVATLAFIQSWGEFLMALVLTTGKEAQTLPIYLGRFITGWRIAWGPLAAAGIVTMLPVILFSLLMQRYLIRGLTFGAVKG from the coding sequence ATGCGCGGAATAGGAGTGATTAAGGGAATAATCGTGGGGATTGTGCTTTTTTTCTTTCTCTTCCCGGTATACTGGCTGGTTACCACCGCTTTTAAAAGGAGCGAGGACTGGTTTTCCTGGCCTCCTTCATTTTTGTTTTCGCCCACTCTGGGCAATTTTCTGGGTTTGGAGGGAGGATTTTTTGGGAGCACTACCACCGCTATTGCCACCATCACTCCCTACCTTCGTAATAGCGTTGTCGTGGCTCTGCTTGTGGCCTGCCTTTCCACGGTCATTGCGGCATTGTCTTCTTACGCCATTTCGCGTTTCAAAATTGGTGGGATGGGTTTTGTATCCTGGATTATCTCTATTCGGATGTTACCACCCATTGCTTCGGCACTTCCTCTCTACATCATTTTTAGTCGTCTCCACCTTATCAACACCTGGTGGGCTTTGATTCTTTCCCACCTGGTCTTTACCACTCCGTTCAGTACCTGGATTTTACTCACGTTTTTTAACGAAGTTCCCCGTGAGCTGGATGAAGCTTCTTTCGTAGATGGGGCAAACACCTGGCAGACCTTTCTGTGGGTGGTGCTTCCTTTAAGTGCTCCTGGACTGGCGGCAGTGGCCACCCTGGCTTTTATCCAGAGCTGGGGTGAATTCCTGATGGCTTTAGTCCTCACCACCGGTAAAGAAGCGCAAACCTTACCCATTTATCTTGGACGATTCATCACCGGGTGGCGTATTGCCTGGGGACCGCTGGCTGCGGCAGGTATTGTGACCATGCTCCCGGTTATCCTTTTCTCTCTTTTAATGCAGCGCTACCTGATTCGAGGTCTCACTTTTGGAGCGGTCAAAGGATAA
- a CDS encoding YjbQ family protein — MFRAITITTTKREEVIDITALVEGVVRESQAREAGVFVYVPHSDAAVNIQGAVLEDPPLNRLLKKVLREESGFEEPQTGAAFVAPTEVLIAINGKLLLGEGQRIYFYEFNGPKARSVYVLVIQAL; from the coding sequence ATGTTTCGCGCAATCACCATAACGACCACCAAAAGAGAAGAAGTGATCGATATCACAGCCCTCGTGGAGGGGGTGGTGCGGGAATCACAGGCCCGCGAAGCGGGGGTTTTTGTCTATGTGCCGCACTCTGACGCTGCTGTAAATATTCAGGGTGCGGTGCTAGAAGACCCACCCTTAAATCGCCTTTTGAAAAAGGTACTACGAGAAGAGAGTGGATTTGAAGAACCCCAAACCGGCGCGGCGTTTGTTGCTCCAACGGAGGTGCTTATCGCGATAAACGGAAAACTCCTTCTGGGTGAGGGACAGCGGATTTATTTCTATGAATTTAATGGACCTAAGGCTCGCTCGGTGTATGTGCTGGTTATCCAGGCTTTGTGA
- a CDS encoding sugar kinase: MNVGCLGELLVEIMRDRVDEPLGVPGIFVGPFPSGAPAIFADCLARLGEKVFFVGAVGNDDFGTLIVERLRGDGVDISGIKRLPDFTTGVAFVTYFSDGSRKFIYHISRAASGQIFPQDISDDVFSRLDFLHVMGSSMLINDQCRESYLKAMKLVKGGGGKISFDPNFRPELLGKEKARELFQPILRESAVIFPTAEEILVLTDESDVDRACEKVLSQGPAIVALKRGEAGSVIYTKDGKWEVPAFMVEEIDPTGAGDCYCAGFLAGLAQGLPLPEVGKLANAVGALAVTKKGPMEGAPTLTEVKEFMARAERREHRC, from the coding sequence ATGAACGTTGGATGCCTGGGAGAATTGTTGGTTGAGATTATGCGGGACCGGGTTGATGAACCTCTGGGGGTTCCGGGAATTTTTGTTGGTCCCTTTCCCAGTGGTGCTCCTGCAATTTTCGCCGATTGTCTGGCCCGCTTGGGGGAAAAGGTGTTCTTCGTGGGAGCGGTAGGAAATGATGACTTTGGAACACTCATCGTAGAGCGTCTGCGGGGAGATGGGGTGGACATTTCTGGTATCAAACGGCTCCCTGATTTTACCACCGGCGTTGCTTTTGTGACTTACTTTAGCGATGGAAGTCGTAAGTTTATCTACCATATTTCCCGGGCGGCGTCCGGTCAGATTTTCCCCCAGGATATTTCTGATGATGTTTTTTCACGCCTTGATTTTCTCCATGTGATGGGTTCTAGTATGCTGATTAACGACCAGTGTCGGGAATCGTATCTCAAAGCCATGAAGCTGGTGAAAGGGGGAGGTGGAAAAATAAGCTTTGATCCCAATTTCCGTCCAGAACTCTTGGGAAAAGAGAAAGCTCGGGAACTCTTCCAACCCATCTTGCGGGAAAGTGCAGTGATATTCCCAACTGCTGAAGAAATTCTGGTGTTGACCGATGAAAGCGATGTTGACCGGGCTTGTGAAAAAGTTCTTTCGCAGGGTCCAGCAATTGTGGCTCTCAAAAGAGGGGAAGCGGGTTCGGTGATCTATACGAAGGATGGAAAATGGGAGGTTCCGGCATTTATGGTGGAGGAAATCGACCCCACCGGAGCGGGAGATTGTTACTGTGCTGGGTTTTTGGCTGGTCTGGCGCAAGGTTTGCCGCTTCCGGAGGTGGGAAAGCTTGCCAATGCTGTGGGGGCTCTGGCGGTAACCAAAAAAGGGCCCATGGAGGGGGCACCGACGTTAACGGAAGTGAAAGAGTTTATGGCTCGAGCTGAAAGGAGAGAACATCGTTGCTGA
- a CDS encoding class II D-tagatose-bisphosphate aldolase, non-catalytic subunit, with protein MLRRDEVDQSFIRQEARKRNKAVVDFLMEMVQKLSVRERQSYTILAVCPNSETVIKAALRSAKRANAPIKFAATLNQVDVDRGYTGLTQREFVELVKMEAESIDYQGLIIIAVDHGGPWVKDIQSMENWSLERCMEWTKKSFGAAISAGYDLLHVDPTVDKTIPRDSTIPVEWVIGRTIELIRHAETYRRKGGFPPISYEVGTEEVHGGLADMEVFERFLAGLKNGLREASLEDIWPIFVVGKVGTDLHTTLFDPEVAQELARKVRSYGSFIKGHYTDYVENPEAYPRSQMGAANVGPEFTEEEYEALQELVHIEEQLFAQRMIPRKSDFLQVLTEEVEASGRWKKWLQDDEKGKNLSELTPERRSWLLKTGCRYVWAQPRVVKSRLLLYRHLSQNGYQPEEIVMARIEKAMDKYFRAFNLLDLEEKLKGIMKDLKGVS; from the coding sequence TTGCTGAGACGAGATGAAGTTGACCAGAGTTTCATCCGGCAAGAGGCTCGAAAAAGGAATAAGGCTGTGGTTGATTTTTTGATGGAGATGGTGCAGAAATTGTCCGTTCGGGAAAGGCAATCGTACACCATCCTGGCGGTGTGTCCCAACTCAGAAACGGTGATTAAAGCTGCCTTGCGGAGTGCCAAACGGGCCAATGCTCCCATTAAGTTTGCAGCTACCTTAAACCAGGTGGACGTTGACCGCGGGTATACGGGTCTCACCCAGAGAGAATTTGTGGAGCTCGTTAAAATGGAGGCAGAATCTATCGATTACCAGGGACTCATCATCATTGCTGTGGACCATGGTGGTCCATGGGTCAAGGATATTCAAAGTATGGAGAACTGGTCTCTGGAACGCTGTATGGAATGGACCAAGAAGTCTTTTGGAGCTGCAATTTCAGCTGGATATGACCTTCTCCATGTAGACCCCACAGTAGACAAAACTATCCCCAGAGATTCAACCATTCCCGTCGAGTGGGTTATCGGGCGAACCATCGAACTCATTCGGCATGCTGAAACCTACCGCCGGAAGGGAGGATTTCCACCCATTTCGTATGAAGTGGGCACCGAAGAGGTCCACGGAGGATTGGCTGATATGGAGGTTTTCGAGCGTTTTCTTGCCGGACTCAAAAATGGCCTCCGTGAGGCTTCTTTGGAAGATATCTGGCCCATCTTTGTAGTAGGGAAAGTGGGAACGGACCTTCATACTACCCTTTTTGATCCGGAAGTGGCTCAGGAACTTGCTCGGAAAGTCCGGAGTTATGGTTCCTTTATCAAAGGTCATTACACCGACTATGTGGAGAACCCCGAAGCCTATCCCCGGTCGCAGATGGGGGCGGCAAACGTGGGGCCGGAATTTACCGAGGAGGAGTACGAAGCGTTGCAGGAACTGGTGCACATTGAAGAACAGCTTTTTGCCCAGAGGATGATTCCCCGAAAATCCGATTTTCTCCAGGTTCTTACTGAAGAGGTTGAAGCCAGTGGGAGATGGAAAAAATGGCTCCAGGATGATGAAAAGGGCAAAAATCTTTCCGAACTGACGCCGGAACGAAGGTCGTGGCTTTTGAAAACCGGGTGTCGTTATGTGTGGGCTCAACCTCGGGTGGTGAAGAGTCGCCTCCTTCTCTATCGTCACCTTTCTCAGAATGGGTACCAGCCGGAGGAGATCGTGATGGCGCGGATTGAAAAAGCCATGGATAAGTACTTCCGAGCTTTTAATCTTCTGGATTTGGAGGAGAAGTTGAAGGGAATCATGAAAGATCTAAAAGGAGTTTCTTAG
- a CDS encoding O-acetyl-ADP-ribose deacetylase, which produces MEVWIGGCRLSLIQGDITNQETEAIVNAANTRLAGGGGVDGAIHRAGGSVIAEECRKIGGCPVGKAVLTSGGNLKAKYVIHAVGPIYQGGKNREAELLRSAYLSSLALAKGKGIASISFPSLSTGAYGYPVKEAAQIALQAVLDFMTENLNGPVRDIVFVLFALQDLRVYQETLQEVLRTRGIEP; this is translated from the coding sequence ATGGAAGTGTGGATTGGTGGGTGTCGACTATCATTAATTCAGGGAGATATTACCAATCAAGAAACCGAAGCGATTGTAAATGCAGCCAATACTCGTCTTGCCGGGGGTGGAGGCGTTGATGGTGCCATCCATCGGGCTGGAGGATCGGTGATCGCTGAAGAGTGTCGGAAAATTGGAGGATGTCCTGTAGGGAAAGCAGTGCTCACCAGTGGTGGGAACCTGAAGGCCAAATACGTCATCCACGCTGTGGGGCCGATTTACCAGGGAGGGAAGAATCGTGAAGCAGAACTCCTTCGCAGCGCGTATCTTTCGAGCCTTGCTCTGGCGAAGGGAAAAGGTATTGCTTCCATCTCCTTTCCTTCCCTTTCTACCGGGGCCTATGGGTATCCAGTAAAAGAAGCTGCTCAAATCGCGCTTCAGGCTGTGCTTGATTTTATGACCGAAAATCTAAACGGCCCGGTTCGGGACATTGTTTTTGTCCTTTTTGCCCTGCAGGATTTGCGTGTCTACCAAGAAACCCTGCAGGAGGTGCTTCGAACGAGAGGCATCGAACCCTAA
- the rdgB gene encoding RdgB/HAM1 family non-canonical purine NTP pyrophosphatase has translation MKRFFYLVSRNAGKIREIQEIVAPFNLEVRNIHDFYSLPDIEETGASYAENALLKARYGFQHTREICIGEDSGLEIDALHGAPGIQSARFGGSNLPFQDKISEILKRLEGLPPERRSARFVCVAALVFPGGEKLFEGICEGWIAQKPQGNQGFGYDPIFVFPPFEKTFAQLGAAVKNRYSHRAQAFRKCAEFLIHEL, from the coding sequence ATGAAACGGTTCTTTTACCTTGTGAGCCGAAACGCTGGAAAAATTCGGGAAATCCAGGAGATTGTTGCTCCTTTTAATCTGGAAGTACGTAACATTCACGATTTCTATTCGCTTCCTGACATCGAGGAAACTGGAGCCAGTTACGCTGAAAATGCGCTCCTCAAAGCAAGATACGGTTTTCAGCACACCAGAGAAATCTGTATTGGGGAGGACTCAGGACTGGAAATCGACGCCCTTCATGGTGCACCGGGCATTCAATCGGCCCGATTTGGGGGGAGCAACCTCCCGTTTCAGGATAAAATCAGCGAAATTCTAAAACGTCTCGAAGGATTACCACCGGAAAGGCGCTCCGCCCGCTTTGTATGTGTGGCGGCCTTGGTTTTTCCTGGAGGAGAAAAACTCTTCGAGGGAATCTGCGAAGGATGGATCGCCCAAAAACCACAAGGCAATCAGGGTTTCGGCTATGACCCAATTTTCGTTTTCCCACCCTTCGAGAAAACCTTTGCTCAGCTTGGCGCAGCAGTGAAAAATCGCTACAGCCACCGAGCTCAAGCTTTTAGAAAGTGCGCTGAGTTTTTAATCCACGAACTTTAG
- the rph gene encoding ribonuclease PH: MRNDGRKPDELRHISIQRNYLKYAEGSVFIEAGHNRIVCSASIEDKVPPFLRNTGQGWITAEYAMIPRATTTRNIRDVVRGQVGGRTHEIQRLIGRTLRAVTNLERLGEKSILVDCDVMQADGGTRTLAITGAFIALVDALWTYIDRGLLNKGGLIKDYLAAVSVGVVGGQVLLDLNFEEDSNAQVDMNMVMTGSGKLVEIQGTAEKDPFPRDTLNTLLDFAQKGIQEIILLERKVLERGLP, from the coding sequence ATGCGGAATGACGGAAGAAAACCCGATGAATTAAGACACATCTCCATTCAGAGAAATTATCTCAAATATGCTGAAGGTTCGGTTTTCATCGAAGCCGGTCATAATCGCATTGTGTGTTCAGCTTCTATCGAAGACAAAGTCCCACCTTTTTTACGGAACACCGGTCAGGGTTGGATTACTGCTGAATACGCCATGATCCCTCGCGCCACCACTACCCGCAACATCCGGGACGTGGTCCGAGGACAGGTTGGAGGAAGGACCCATGAAATTCAGCGCCTCATCGGAAGGACCCTGCGAGCCGTCACCAACCTCGAACGACTTGGGGAAAAAAGCATCCTCGTGGATTGCGACGTCATGCAGGCCGACGGTGGCACCAGGACTCTAGCCATTACTGGTGCTTTCATCGCGCTGGTTGACGCCCTATGGACCTATATCGACCGAGGCCTCCTCAACAAAGGAGGTCTGATTAAAGATTATCTGGCTGCAGTCAGTGTGGGAGTAGTAGGAGGGCAGGTGCTCTTAGACCTCAACTTTGAAGAGGATTCCAATGCTCAGGTTGATATGAATATGGTGATGACCGGGAGCGGAAAACTGGTGGAAATCCAGGGTACAGCAGAAAAAGACCCGTTCCCCAGGGATACTTTAAATACGCTTCTCGATTTTGCCCAAAAAGGGATTCAGGAAATTATCCTTCTGGAACGGAAAGTCCTAGAAAGAGGATTGCCATGA
- a CDS encoding GerMN domain-containing protein has translation MEKKKWKSRKNKNIKGVSRSPLFYILLGIVLFFGVVYGGELVFRLISSQGEKPSSSPVSHEPALSQTPVPTGKEVEVTLYFTNPEFTALFGETRKIPRSETWLEDIVKALLQGPKNTSLFNPIPPSTRLNAVFQDQEVVYVDLSEEMMRNQSGGTSQELLSVYAVVDTLTALPGIKRVKILINGKEELTLCGHIDISKPLERDEKLIAQVR, from the coding sequence ATGGAAAAAAAGAAGTGGAAATCGAGAAAGAATAAGAACATAAAAGGTGTAAGTCGGTCACCACTTTTCTACATCCTTTTGGGAATCGTCCTCTTTTTCGGGGTGGTCTACGGAGGAGAGTTGGTTTTCCGCCTCATTTCTTCTCAAGGAGAAAAACCCTCTTCTTCTCCAGTTTCGCACGAGCCCGCCTTAAGTCAAACCCCAGTCCCAACCGGAAAGGAAGTAGAAGTAACGCTCTATTTTACCAACCCTGAGTTCACGGCTCTCTTCGGAGAAACGCGAAAAATCCCTCGCAGCGAAACATGGTTAGAAGACATCGTAAAGGCACTCCTGCAAGGACCCAAAAATACTTCCCTTTTTAATCCCATTCCGCCTTCCACCCGTTTAAATGCTGTATTCCAAGACCAAGAAGTCGTGTATGTGGACCTGAGCGAAGAAATGATGCGTAACCAGTCTGGCGGCACCTCTCAAGAACTCCTGAGCGTCTATGCCGTTGTGGATACGCTGACCGCCCTTCCGGGAATCAAAAGGGTCAAAATTTTGATCAATGGAAAAGAAGAATTAACACTTTGTGGTCACATTGACATCTCCAAACCATTAGAAAGGGATGAAAAACTCATTGCCCAAGTTCGTTAG